A genomic segment from Diospyros lotus cultivar Yz01 chromosome 5, ASM1463336v1, whole genome shotgun sequence encodes:
- the LOC127802222 gene encoding uncharacterized mitochondrial protein AtMg00810-like — protein MLQEFEMTDLGLMSYVLGMEVKKNHDGVFICQKKYAREILKKFHMEDCKSTSTPMNQKVKFSKHDGADKVDEGQYRSLIGCLMYLTATRPEIMFAVSLLSRFMHCASEMHLQAAKQIERNVKGMTNYGIKYSHFQNFNLHGYFDSDWAGSVDDMRSTTGYCFSFGSGMFSWCSKKQDVVAQSTAEAEYVAATSAVN, from the coding sequence ATGCTTCAAGAATTTGAGATGACAGACCTTGGCTTGATGTCCTACGTTCTGGGAATGGAGGTGAAGAAAAATCATGATGGAGTCTTCATATGCCAAAAGAAGTATGCAAGGGAAATACTCAAGAAATTTCACATGGAAGACTGCAAAAGCACAAGTACTCCAATGAACCAGAAGGTGAAATTTAGCAAGCATGATGGAGCAGATAAAGTTGATGAAGGTCAGTATAGAAGCCTAATTGGGTGTTTGATGTATCTTACTGCAACTAGACCAGAAATTATGTTCGCAGTAAGCCTACTCTCAAGATTCATGCATTGTGCCAGTGAAATGCACCTTCAAGCTGCCAAACAGATTGAGAGAAATGTTAAGGGAATGACAAATTATGGTATCAAATATTCTCACTTTCAGAATTTTAATCTTCATGGTTATTTTGATAGTGATTGGGCAGGTTCTGTTGATGACATGAGAAGCACAACAGGTTATTGTTTCAGCTTTGGATCAGGAATGTTTTCATGGTGTTCAAAGAAGCAAGATGTGGTGGCTCAAAGCACAGCCGAGGCTGAATATGTGGCAGCTACTTCTGCTGTGAATTAA